One Cardiocondyla obscurior isolate alpha-2009 linkage group LG11, Cobs3.1, whole genome shotgun sequence DNA segment encodes these proteins:
- the LOC139106520 gene encoding mantle protein-like, giving the protein MNNMKLQVFLLSFISFGNMVLASHYAEDHGGSSYEEKTKHVEIPIIKKYAIPIPHPVPVEVPKEIKIPVPQPYQVPIEIPHPYPVEVIKHVEIPIEKPEPVIVEKHVPYVVEKPYPVYVEKKFPVPVAKPYPVHVPVYKHVVHYTSKGKGWH; this is encoded by the exons ATGAATAACATGAAATTGCAGGTTTTCTtgttaagttttatttcgttcgGCAATATGGTGTTGGCTAGCCATTATGCCGAGGATCACGGTGGTTCATCCTATgaagagaaaacaaaacatGTGGAAAttccaattattaaaaaatatg CTATACCTATTCCGCATCCTGTGCCTGTTGAAGTacctaaagaaattaaaataccaGTGCCTCAACCCTATCAGGTACCGATCGAAATCCCTCACCCATATCCAGTTGAAGTTATTAAACATGTTGAGATACCAATTGAAAAGCCAGAACCCGTCATTGTCGAAAAGCAC gttCCTTATGTCGTTGAAAAACCATACCCTGTGtatgtggaaaagaaatttccaGTGCCAGTAGCAAAACCATATCCTGTTCACGTGCCAGTCTACAAACATGTAGTACATTATACATCGAAGGGTAAAGGGTGGCATTGA